GTCACAAACCACTGCCTGATGATCATTGTCCCAAACTATCACATACTTTGGAAAGTCATCTCCAATCGGACCCTGTTTGGTTCTCggcctcttcctcttttctctggaTGTCAAATTCCTCGTCCTTCCATTGTCACACATTGTGACATTGTGTTGTGCTCCAGCTGTTATATTCTTGTCAGTTGATGGTTCACGAGATGCACCTTTGTTAGAGAAAGTCAAGATTCAACGGGAAGAAGTTGACCAATTTAGGACAGATTCAGAAACAAAGTCTAATGGAAATGTAGAGAAATATGCTTCACATATTATGACAACTTGTCCAACCATTTTGCATGTAGAGACTTATGCGATGAACTAATGCCTAGATGTTGTGGGGGGTGAGACAACAGATAATACATTTGATCAACATGACATAAGCAACTGAGAATTGTACATAACCATTTGCATGGATGTACCAAAGCATTTGCAACTTGTTCAAAGAAATGAGAAACTGCTTTTTTGAGGATTTAAATTCTAATCTGAGAAATGTACCAAAGCGACTGAGAAAAACTGTATAATGAATACTTGTGATTCTTTAAGTATATTTTATATGGAGCTGTTGGGAATTTCCTCCCGTTATTAACAATTCTAATAAAATGAGATTGACACGTTTGTAAAAACATCAGTTTGTTCACTGAGTGCTTGAGATTGATTTAATGCACATGGTTTGTTCCAACAAAGTAAACGACATCCTGCGTAATAACAAACACGGTGATGATGTAACATAGTTTTAGATCAAGCTTGATGCAAATGACaacgtgatgacatcacacggATTACCTAACCGCCAATCACAGTCCTTCAAAAGGCGTCACATCATGAATCTCAACTCTTTTAGATACTTTACACGTCCTGGAGACACTCGACACAAACATCCAATCCGGGTGTGGACCCCCCTCAACGCGGCGAAGCCTTCAGCGCCGTGGTTCTATTATGGAACCTCTTACACAGTCTGAGGTCCCAGAACTTGAGCGTCTCGTTCACTCCCCGAACTGGAGCTGGCGCTCCTTCTGCAGCCCGTGCAGCGCCCTGGCCCGCTCCTTCAGCTGCTCGGCCTTCTTGTCGTCCTTCGGCGTGCCGTCCCCGAGCTTGTACATGCGGCTGGCGTTGGCGCAGCCCCACACGTGTCCCAGCTCGCAGGCCCTGTCGGCGTAGCGCAGCGCCTGCTTCATGTCCGGCGCCAGGCCCTTGGCGTTGCCCTCGATGAACAACGCGCTGAGGTTGAAGCAGGAGGCAGCGAAGCCGCCGGCGCAGGCCTTCTCGTAGTACTGGCGGGCCACGGCCacgtccgcccccccctcgtggGCTCGCCCGTCGTGGGCCAGTAGGCCAACGTTGTGGCACGCGTCGATGGACTTCTTCCCGGTGGAGTGGCAGGAGCGCATGAAGCAGGAGTAGGCCTCCTTCAGACACTCCGTCACgcctcctgcagagaggagcaATTTGAAGCATCGGGTGGAAATAAGGCTGAAGAGCAGGAACACGGTTACATTCATGTGTTCACCAGTAAATGCTATTCCTCAGACAGTAGTTATTCATGTCTATGCAGAAGCTGGTCTGCTAGTCATATTATGTACTACTGGATCATCTAAACTCAAACAAGCaggtatttcatatttattggTCTGGAACCCTTTTGTTACTACGTGACCAGTAATTCTCCACTTCAGTGTGCGTGGCTTCATTCCATCCTCTCAGATGAAGCATTCGTCCTGGTTCTGCTAGGTTACCTTTGCCGTTGACGTGGTACGCCCCCAGTTTATAGCAGCTCTCTCCGTGCCCGTTGCTTTCACAGTTGTGTTTGAGCACCTTAGCTGCAGACTCGTAGTTCTTCTTCACCCCCTCAAAGTAGTCAGAGAGCCTCTGGCACCCTGAGAGCAACAAGGAGATACTATGAGGAACACATCCAAGGCTCCAACACAAGCCTTCAGATGCTCTGAAGACAAAGCACCCCCCATCATGGATATGCAGATCGAGTGGAACAGGTCTGGATCCCTTCAGTAGGATACGAACACTACCTTAGCATCATACTGTAGCTTCTTTATAACCAGTGTGCATCATCACCATTAACATGGTACTAATATCTATTATACCAGCCCGGTTAACTCGTTAACTTATGACATTCTATACATGTGTATTAGCATGTAATATCTAGCTGGTATCCCACGTTTAGTCGCCTTCAATGTGTTTAAAGCTAATAACAGTTACCTTCAGGGTCGTTTTCTTTGTAGCACTGGAAGCTGTACTCAACTTCCAAGTTATCCAAAAACTGCTTCACTTCCTTCTCATCTTCAAAGTTGACCAGTCCAGCCATGTTTGTCCTCCCTGTGTCTTTATAATCTGCAGCTTGTGACCTTGGTGAGTCGGTTCTGAGCGCTGTTACGAAAGCTTtcttaaacaaatgaaattaaaGACTACGTCGACGTGATTACAAGTAGGCGTGATCTTGCTGTACAATCAGTAACTAGATTTACTTATTAAATCATTTTCCTGAGCGAACAGAAGAACACGATCGAGCGTGTCACCCGGTGAACTCTTCCGGGTTTTACTAACCCTCCTTCACAGGCTTCCGTAGTCCCGCCCCCGCTTCGCTAATGCACTTCCGGTGTTGTGACGGCTGTGACCTTTTGTTTACCGTTTGTCTTTTCCAAAGTATAAAGATAATTGCCGGCCGATGGAACCCATATTGATACACAACCTCCCTCCTGGTGACGTCTTCCGTAGCTTCATTCACTGCAGCGACTGGTCCatatgcatttttaaaacatgaattccGCTACAGCAGCCATATTTCGACATGTTCCTCCTCAACGGAGGCGACAACAAGTGAGCTAAGATTTAGCTAGCTAGCGAACTAGCTtctggctagctagctagctgctaacaGTAAGCAGAACACTAGTAACGGAAGCTGCGTCCGCATTATTTAGATTGATTTATTGCCGTGGAGCTGAAGACATCTGATAGACGATGGCGTGTAGTTTCCTAAACACGGTGAGTGCTTCTGCCCTTTGATGACGTCATGACAACACGTGAGAGAATGCCGGACGTTAAAGCATCCAAACGTTTGTTTCCAGGATGACGCGTCCCCGCCGGCTCTGACCGACCTGTGTCTGAGCCACGTGAGTGTGAACCTGGAGTGGTTCTGCGTGAAGCTCCCTGACGGGTCCTGGTGCTTCCGGGAGGCCGTGCTGTTCCCCCAGGAGCTGGCAGACCAGCTGCTGGCCAAGATGGCCACTGAAGGTAGACGCGGGGTACcctgacacatgaggaaggccCGTGCTTGTTGTGCTCCCAGCCAGGCCGTGGTAAACGGACCCGTTcctctgcaggtctgctgaaCGACAGCACCGTGGGGGTGTTTCGGAACAGCGAGTACCTGCGGCTGAGGCGCGCCTGCATCCGTACGGCACGCATCTCGGCGGAGGCCTTCCAGAAGGCCCTCTGCTCCCACCGGCTGCTGGAGCTGGACGCCGCCAGGGTCAACGCAGACCTCACCATTCCTGATATCCTACAGGGGCTGGCCACCAACAAGTACTGCCAGGTAACGGGGAGCTAGTTTGAAGCACCTGTCGGTGTGGATGATTGAGCCTCGTTTgacgtccgtctcctcctcagAAGTCCCTCCAGCGACTCGTCCTGAGCGGCCTCACTATGTCCTCTCTGGAGGAACCGGCCCGGCACCGCTTCGGCCTCCTGCGGGGGCTCCGCTCGCTCTCCCTGGCCAACGTGGACTTCTACGACTCTGGGCTGGCAGACGTGTGCTCGCTGCCTCAGCTGGAGAGCCTGGACCTCTCCAACACCTCGGTGACCAACCTGAGCCCCCTGCTGGGCCTCAAGGAGCGACTGCGCTCGCTCACTCTGCACCAGCTCAAGAGGCTGGAGATGAGCACGACTCAGCTGCTGGGGGTCATCGGCCAGCTGGAcgtgctgcaggtgaggagcCGTCTGGTATTGGACCCGCTTCTATCTGACCGGCCCGTGCTGAGAAGAACCACTTTTGTTCTGTCTTCTCACACGGACAATGCAGCACCTGGACATCAGCGATGACAAGCAGTTCACCTCCGACGTGGCTCGTCAGCTGCTTGGACAGCGAGGGATCCTGCCCGCTCTGGTTTCCCTGGATGTGTCGGGGAGGAAGCaggtgtgtgagcgtgtgtgtgtgtgtgtgtgtgtctcatagAAGGCACACAGGCTAAGTGTGTGTGAACATCGCAGGTCACAGACGCGGCTGTCAAGGCGTTTGTGGAGGAGAGACCGGGGATGACCTTTGTGGGACTACTGGCCACAGATGCTGGATTTTCTGACTTCCTCTCAGGAGAAGGAACCCTGAAGGTGGGAGTCGGCGGCTACGTAGTCCTCGCAACGTCGTGCAGAGAAGCGCAGGTTTGCTTCATGAAGCCGCTCCTCTGTGTAAGCAGGTGACAGGAGAAGCCTACGAGACCCAGATCTGTGAGGCCCTGCGGCGCTACAGCGAGCGGGAAGGTTTCGTGAGAGAAGCTCTGTTTCACCTGTTCAGCCTGACCCACGTCATGGAGAAGCACCGGCCCGACATCCTCAAGGTGGGGACGACCAGGACCAGCTGCTGAGCCTCCAACGCATTCAACTCCTATGTGTTTAGTGAAAGGAATACATGCATCTATATAATAGTAATACGGTTCTTATAGAATATCACATTATGCATTTTGATTTGCTCCATTTGACCCCGAACCAACAACcaagaatacatttgtgtgtccATCAAGTgccaacccccgccccccccttctgtcCCCCCCAGCTGGTCGTCGTGGGGATGAAGAACCATCCCTCCACCCTGAACGTGCAGCTGGCAGCGAGCGCCTGTGTGTTTAACCTCACCAAACAGGACCTGGCGGCGGGGATGCCGGTGCGCCTGTTGAGCACCGTcacggagctgctgctggaggccatgAGGACGTTCCCCAACCACCAGCAGGTACCTCCACCACGTCCAGCACCACCACAGTCCCTGGTTCCATCAGCAAATGTTTCTATGCTTCATTCCTACGACAAACGTCTGAGATGTTTGTCCATCGTCGTGTCATATTGCGCTTGTTCATTTATCCGTGTGAAACGGATTGAGTGTGCAGACGGTTGTCATGGGGATGAAGCATCATCACTGACTCATCATGTTTCCTGTAGCTGCAGAAGAACTGTCTGCTGTCTCTGTGCAGCGACCGCATTCTGCAGGAGGTTCCATTCAACAGGTGAACGACTTCTTCATACAGGAGCAGCGTAAAGTACATTTCAAAAGTCATATGACGCGTACGtcatgatgcccccccccccccgtgtggcaGGTTTGAAGCTGCTAAACTAGTGATGCAGTGGCTGTGCAACCACGAGGACCAGAACATGCAGAGGATGGCCGTGGCCATCATCTCCATCCTGGCTGCTAAGGTAGGGGCTGCGCccgtggctgggggggggctttcttcTTCGTGGGTGTTTAACACGTTGGTCTCTCAGCTGTCCACAGAGCAGACGGCTCAGCTGGGCGCAGAGCTCTTCATAGTGAAGGTAGGCTTCTTAACTCGCAATAACGTCTTTGTACACAATCGCCATTTCATTTctaacatgtcccccccccctgcagcaaCTGCTCCACATTGTGCGTCAGAAGGCCACTCAGGGGGTCGTGGACGCCACCCTCAAGTTCACGCTGAGCGCCCTGTGGAACCTGACCGACGAGTCGCCGACGACCTGCCGCCACTTCATCGAGAACCAGGGCCTGGACCTGTTCATCCAGGTGCTGGAGGTGAGACAacagcagagccccccccccccgagcagatGAGCACTCTGGCTGAACACCAGACTCACCGATCTTCTGTCCCCCTCTGCAGTCCTTCCCCAGCGAGTCGTCCATCCAGCAGAAGGTGCTCGGGCTGCTGGTGAGTTCCCTGCTCGCTCACAGGACCCGACTGCATGGACAGTACTGAGACGCCCTTACTCCGCCTAGAACAACATCGCGGAGGTGGGGGAGCTTCACGTGGAGCTGATGGTGCAGGGCTTCCTGGACCACATCAGCACCCTGCTGCACAGCCCAGAGGTGGAGGTCAGCTACTTCGCTGCCGGCATCCTGGCACACCTGACGTCCCGAGGGGAGGGGGCCTGGGCTCTGAGCGCCGAGCTCCGCTCCTCACTGCTGGAGCAGCTGGTAGGAACCTGCTGGAGCACCTGCTGCGACGTGGACACGCCCACTTCTGTGTctgacccgtgtgtgtgtgtgtgtgtgtgtgtgtgtgtgtgtgtctctagcatgatgtcatcatgaaGTGGCCGGGGCCCGAGTGTGAAATGGTGGCCTACAGGTGAGACACAGCTTCTAAACCTGCAGCTAAAGGCTTATTCACTTCACTAATCCGGTTTCCATAGCGATCTAAAACCAGCAGAAacatagaccccccccccttgtctctcTGTAGGTCCTTCAACCCCTTCTTCCCCCTGCTGGAGTGCTTCCACACCCCTGGTGTCCAGCTGTGGGCGGCCTGGGCCATGCAGCATGTGTGTAGCAAGAACGGTgagaccgccgcccccccccccccccccccgtgcgactagtgcccccccccccaagcatcTGTGCTCACACACAGTGTCCCTGCAGCCGCTCGGTACTGCAgcatgctgctggaggagggcggcctgcagcagctggagctggTCCACACCCACCCGCAGACCCACAGAGACGTCCGGCTGCTGGCCCGCGGCATCCTGGACAGTCTGCAGCGCCACAGAGCCCGCACGGggcagcccgccccccccccacaggtaaGCACATGTGACGATCATGGGACAGGCAGCGAGTAGGGATCCATCTTATTATGATACGTTCTTCTCTTTCAGGAAGTAAGAGGAACCTCATTCAGGAAACAgactaattgtgtgtgtgtgtgtgtgtgtgtgcgtgtgtgtgtgcgcgtgtgtgcgtgtgcaaagGAACGCTAACGGTATTTATTCCTCGTTTCTCgggattaaaacaaatgattgaTGCAAGTTTAATGGAGAAAAGACTTCTTCCTGTGAACTATAACACTAAAGAGTTTATAGATGTAATATATATGCTTGTTGGTCTGAGCGTTGTGATGAAGAACAAGAACACGTTATCCAATAAAAATCATCCCCAAAACCacagtctcatctttttaatCCAAAGCGCACGagacaaaaagaacaaagtgtCCACGAGGCGTCCACTACTCCCCCGTGTAGCGCGGAGGCCTCTTCTCCAGGAACGCCGCCATCCCCTCCTGCCGGTCCCGTGTGGGGATCACCTGAGGACAGGGACGGGTTACAGCggcacgccggggggggggggggggagtacacTGAAAAGCAGAAGGAGTCTCACCCGAGAGTAACACATCCTCTCTATCGCCATGGCTGAGCtcatgtccacctgaggagacacgCAGTCACTACATGTCCCTAGTGATCAAGTATCCATATGATGTCATACACGCGCATATGATGTCATACGCAATGAGGTACCTCGATGCCACGGTTCATCGCCTCCTTCGAGAGACGCACAGCGATGGGAGCCTGAGGGGAAGACGACTAATCATCAACTCCTGGAAGTGCCATtttagtgagggggggggggggggggggggggaagagggtcTCTGACCTGCGGCAGGATCTCTCGGGCCAGGACCAGCGCCTCCCTGTACGCAGCGTCTCCGCTCTGGTTCTGTTCGATAGCTCGGTTCACGAGGCCGATCCCCAGAGCCGCCTGTCCCCCGATGCGTCTTCCTGAGGGACACGTTAGACTCAACCATCACATTTTACAGGTTTTATACTTTATATTATGAACAGAACGGATCAAAGTGAGCAGACCCGTTACAGGAGTCCTTTAGTTGATGATAGTTGTGGTTTTTATCTCCTGCCTTACATTGAActtaaaataaccaaaacaaGTTCTCAGCATGAAACACATCTCGCTCCGAGAGCAGATCTTcctaaatgacatgaaatagaAGATGATCTTTACTGTGTGGCTTTTAAGggtcagcaggttgctaggcaacggcaGCAATGGAGGTAAAGgtgatgacgcaagcaggaagtcccccatGGGCCAGACCGTCCCATGTCAGAGACCTGTTGGAGGACCAAACGGTGCCGTACTCACCAGTGAAGATGAGCTCCTTGGCCAGCGAGAGGCCAACTGTCCTCGGGAGACGCTGACTTCCTCCTGAaggccagaggtcaaaggtcaaaccctGTCTCTCAAGCCAAAAGAAGGTTGTTTGATTCAGGGAGCTGTGGCTGCGTCTTACCGGCCCCCGGGA
This is a stretch of genomic DNA from Pungitius pungitius chromosome 7, fPunPun2.1, whole genome shotgun sequence. It encodes these proteins:
- the zyg11 gene encoding protein zyg-11 homolog isoform X1 is translated as MACSFLNTDDASPPALTDLCLSHVSVNLEWFCVKLPDGSWCFREAVLFPQELADQLLAKMATEGLLNDSTVGVFRNSEYLRLRRACIRTARISAEAFQKALCSHRLLELDAARVNADLTIPDILQGLATNKYCQKSLQRLVLSGLTMSSLEEPARHRFGLLRGLRSLSLANVDFYDSGLADVCSLPQLESLDLSNTSVTNLSPLLGLKERLRSLTLHQLKRLEMSTTQLLGVIGQLDVLQHLDISDDKQFTSDVARQLLGQRGILPALVSLDVSGRKQVTDAAVKAFVEERPGMTFVGLLATDAGFSDFLSGEGTLKVTGEAYETQICEALRRYSEREGFVREALFHLFSLTHVMEKHRPDILKLVVVGMKNHPSTLNVQLAASACVFNLTKQDLAAGMPVRLLSTVTELLLEAMRTFPNHQQLQKNCLLSLCSDRILQEVPFNRFEAAKLVMQWLCNHEDQNMQRMAVAIISILAAKLSTEQTAQLGAELFIVKQLLHIVRQKATQGVVDATLKFTLSALWNLTDESPTTCRHFIENQGLDLFIQVLESFPSESSIQQKVLGLLNNIAEVGELHVELMVQGFLDHISTLLHSPEVEVSYFAAGILAHLTSRGEGAWALSAELRSSLLEQLHDVIMKWPGPECEMVAYRSFNPFFPLLECFHTPGVQLWAAWAMQHVCSKNAARYCSMLLEEGGLQQLELVHTHPQTHRDVRLLARGILDSLQRHRARTGQPAPPPQVSTCDDHGTGSE
- the LOC119216576 gene encoding cytochrome c oxidase assembly factor 7, encoding MAGLVNFEDEKEVKQFLDNLEVEYSFQCYKENDPEGCQRLSDYFEGVKKNYESAAKVLKHNCESNGHGESCYKLGAYHVNGKGGVTECLKEAYSCFMRSCHSTGKKSIDACHNVGLLAHDGRAHEGGADVAVARQYYEKACAGGFAASCFNLSALFIEGNAKGLAPDMKQALRYADRACELGHVWGCANASRMYKLGDGTPKDDKKAEQLKERARALHGLQKERQLQFGE
- the zyg11 gene encoding protein zyg-11 homolog isoform X2, which encodes MACSFLNTDDASPPALTDLCLSHVSVNLEWFCVKLPDGSWCFREAVLFPQELADQLLAKMATEGLLNDSTVGVFRNSEYLRLRRACIRTARISAEAFQKALCSHRLLELDAARVNADLTIPDILQGLATNKYCQSLQRLVLSGLTMSSLEEPARHRFGLLRGLRSLSLANVDFYDSGLADVCSLPQLESLDLSNTSVTNLSPLLGLKERLRSLTLHQLKRLEMSTTQLLGVIGQLDVLQHLDISDDKQFTSDVARQLLGQRGILPALVSLDVSGRKQVTDAAVKAFVEERPGMTFVGLLATDAGFSDFLSGEGTLKVTGEAYETQICEALRRYSEREGFVREALFHLFSLTHVMEKHRPDILKLVVVGMKNHPSTLNVQLAASACVFNLTKQDLAAGMPVRLLSTVTELLLEAMRTFPNHQQLQKNCLLSLCSDRILQEVPFNRFEAAKLVMQWLCNHEDQNMQRMAVAIISILAAKLSTEQTAQLGAELFIVKQLLHIVRQKATQGVVDATLKFTLSALWNLTDESPTTCRHFIENQGLDLFIQVLESFPSESSIQQKVLGLLNNIAEVGELHVELMVQGFLDHISTLLHSPEVEVSYFAAGILAHLTSRGEGAWALSAELRSSLLEQLHDVIMKWPGPECEMVAYRSFNPFFPLLECFHTPGVQLWAAWAMQHVCSKNAARYCSMLLEEGGLQQLELVHTHPQTHRDVRLLARGILDSLQRHRARTGQPAPPPQVSTCDDHGTGSE